Proteins from a genomic interval of Halopseudomonas litoralis:
- the ppx gene encoding exopolyphosphatase, whose translation MAQTEHTDFPLVATIDLGSNSFHMVLARVDHGEIRILERLGEKVQLGAGLDEQYNLSEEAMQRGVECLRRFAQLINGLPTGAVRIVATNTLRVARNRDVFINRVKDVLGHRVDVISGREEARLIYLGVAHTLADDAGKRLVVDIGGGSTEFIIGERFESVLRESLHFGCVSYGQQFFAEGRISAAGYKQAYTAARLELMRIEQSVQRVGWQEAVGASGTIRTIAQCLRGGGQSNGEVHREGLQWLKRKVLKTNHVDKLSMPGLKADRRPILPAGLAILEALFDALHVQSMDLSEGALREGVLYELFGRREHEDVRERTLSALAERSHVDAEQAARVEHKALSLLSKVAEPWGLTDGKHADLLSWAARVHEIGMDIAHSQYHKHGAYLIEHADLPGFSNQEQQAMALLVRGHRRNLPGEERMAELGEEGPPLRRLCMLLRLAILYHHIRGFQEMPELQAEARKTQLTLRFPPGWLKENPLTKADFAQESQYWAKIGYTLTVR comes from the coding sequence ATGGCGCAGACAGAACACACGGACTTTCCGCTGGTGGCGACCATAGACCTGGGATCCAACAGTTTTCATATGGTGCTGGCACGCGTGGACCATGGAGAGATTCGGATCCTCGAACGGCTCGGTGAAAAAGTGCAGCTGGGCGCCGGGTTGGATGAGCAGTACAACCTCAGTGAAGAGGCCATGCAGCGTGGAGTGGAGTGCTTGCGGCGCTTCGCCCAGCTGATCAATGGTCTGCCCACCGGCGCGGTGCGCATTGTCGCCACCAATACCTTGCGTGTGGCGCGCAATCGGGATGTTTTCATCAACAGGGTCAAGGATGTGCTCGGTCACCGGGTCGATGTGATTTCCGGGCGGGAAGAGGCGCGACTGATCTATCTCGGCGTTGCGCACACCCTGGCCGACGATGCCGGCAAGCGGTTGGTGGTGGATATTGGCGGTGGCAGCACCGAGTTCATCATCGGCGAGCGGTTTGAGTCCGTGCTGCGCGAGAGTCTGCATTTCGGTTGTGTTTCATACGGCCAGCAATTTTTTGCCGAGGGGCGTATTTCCGCCGCCGGGTATAAACAAGCGTATACCGCTGCGCGACTGGAGCTGATGCGGATCGAGCAGAGCGTCCAGCGTGTGGGCTGGCAGGAAGCCGTGGGGGCATCCGGCACCATTCGCACCATTGCTCAATGTCTGCGCGGTGGTGGTCAGAGCAATGGCGAGGTTCACCGCGAGGGTCTGCAGTGGCTCAAGCGCAAGGTGCTCAAGACCAATCATGTGGACAAGCTCAGCATGCCGGGGCTCAAGGCTGACCGTCGGCCCATTCTTCCCGCGGGGCTGGCTATTCTGGAAGCCTTGTTTGACGCTTTGCACGTGCAGAGTATGGATCTGTCGGAAGGGGCGCTGCGCGAAGGTGTGCTGTATGAGCTGTTCGGCCGCCGCGAGCACGAGGATGTGCGTGAGCGGACCTTGTCCGCCTTGGCTGAGCGCAGCCATGTCGATGCCGAACAGGCAGCCCGAGTCGAGCACAAGGCGCTGAGTCTGTTGAGCAAGGTGGCAGAGCCCTGGGGGTTGACCGATGGCAAACACGCCGATCTGCTGAGCTGGGCCGCGCGCGTTCACGAAATCGGCATGGATATCGCGCACAGCCAGTATCACAAGCATGGCGCCTATCTGATCGAGCACGCCGACCTGCCGGGGTTTTCAAACCAGGAACAGCAGGCGATGGCGCTGCTGGTGCGCGGTCACCGGCGCAACCTGCCGGGAGAGGAGCGCATGGCCGAGTTGGGCGAGGAAGGCCCGCCGCTGCGTCGCTTGTGCATGTTGCTGCGGTTGGCGATTCTTTATCACCATATCCGCGGTTTTCAGGAAATGCCCGAGCTGCAGGCCGAGGCCAGGAAAACGCAGCTGACGCTGCGTTTTCCGCCGGGCTGGTTGAAGGAAAACCCGCTCACCAAGGCCGATTTCGCCCAGGAGTCACAGTACTGGGCGAAGATCGGTTATACGTTGACGGTACGCTGA
- the hemB gene encoding porphobilinogen synthase, with protein MSQPANRPFPLSRMRRSRKDEFSRRLMRENRLSTDDLIYPVFVLEGSGQREPVASMPGIERLSIDLLLEEAAELVELGIPAVALFPVTPTSAKSLDAAEAWNAEGLAQRATRALKQHFPELGVITDVALDPFTTHGQDGIIDEHGYVLNDITVEALVKQALSHADAGADIVAPSDMMDGRIAAIRTALESAGHINTRILAYSAKYASAYYGPFRDAVGSASNLGKADKATYQMDPANSDEALHEVAQDLSEGADMVMVKPGMPYLDIVHRVKEVHKVPTFVYQVSGEYAMHQAAIANGWLSEAVIMESLTVIKRSGADAILTYYAKHAARQLRGME; from the coding sequence GTGAGTCAGCCTGCCAATCGTCCGTTTCCCCTGTCCCGTATGCGTCGCTCGCGCAAGGATGAATTTTCCCGTCGGTTGATGCGTGAGAACCGACTGAGTACGGATGACCTGATCTATCCGGTATTCGTGCTCGAGGGCAGCGGCCAGCGTGAGCCGGTGGCCTCGATGCCGGGTATCGAGCGCCTGTCTATCGACCTGCTGCTGGAAGAAGCTGCCGAACTGGTCGAACTGGGCATTCCTGCCGTGGCACTGTTCCCGGTGACGCCGACCTCAGCCAAGTCGCTGGACGCTGCCGAAGCCTGGAACGCGGAAGGCCTCGCCCAGCGCGCCACCCGCGCATTGAAGCAGCATTTCCCGGAACTGGGCGTCATTACCGACGTCGCGCTGGACCCCTTCACCACCCATGGTCAGGACGGCATCATTGATGAGCATGGCTACGTGCTCAACGACATCACCGTCGAGGCACTGGTCAAGCAGGCCCTGTCCCATGCCGATGCCGGCGCTGATATCGTCGCCCCGTCGGACATGATGGATGGACGCATTGCCGCGATCCGTACGGCGCTGGAGTCAGCCGGGCACATCAATACCCGCATCCTGGCCTATTCAGCCAAGTATGCCAGTGCCTACTATGGCCCATTCCGTGACGCGGTGGGCTCGGCGAGCAACCTGGGCAAGGCGGACAAGGCTACCTATCAGATGGACCCGGCCAACAGCGATGAAGCCCTGCACGAAGTGGCTCAGGACCTGTCTGAAGGTGCCGACATGGTGATGGTCAAGCCAGGCATGCCCTATCTGGACATCGTTCACCGGGTCAAGGAAGTGCACAAGGTGCCGACCTTCGTCTATCAGGTCAGCGGCGAGTATGCGATGCACCAGGCAGCGATCGCCAACGGCTGGCTCAGCGAGGCCGTCATCATGGAGTCGCTGACCGTGATCAAGCGCTCGGGGGCGGACGCCATTCTCACCTATTACGCAAAACATGCCGCGCGGCAGCTGCGCGGCATGGAATAA
- the rho gene encoding transcription termination factor Rho: MNLTELKQKPITELLETADQMGLENMGRSRKQDVIFGILKKHAKSGEDIHGDGVLEILQDGFGFLRSADSSYLAGPDDIYVSPSQIRRFNLRTGDTIAGKIRPPKDGERYFALLKVDSINFDRPENTKSKILFENLTPLFPDDRLKMEAGNGSTEDLMARIIDLCAPIGKGQRGLLVAPPKAGKTLMLQNIASNIARNNPECHLIVLLIDERPEEVTEMQRTVRGEVVASTFDEPPSRHVQVAEMVIEKAKRLVEHKKDVIILLDSITRLARAYNTVIPSSGKVLTGGVDAHALEKPKRFFGAARNIEEGGSLTIIATALVDTGSKMDEVIYEEFKGTGNMEIHLDRKIAEKRVFPAININRSGTRREELLTSEDELQRMWILRKILHSMDEIAAIEFLLDRLKDTKTNDEFFMSMKRSKN, translated from the coding sequence ATGAACCTGACTGAACTCAAGCAAAAACCTATAACCGAACTGCTGGAAACCGCCGACCAGATGGGCCTCGAGAACATGGGCCGATCGCGTAAACAGGATGTGATCTTCGGCATCCTGAAGAAGCACGCCAAAAGCGGTGAAGATATCCACGGCGATGGCGTACTGGAAATTCTGCAGGACGGTTTCGGTTTTCTTCGCTCGGCTGACTCTTCCTACCTGGCCGGTCCCGATGACATCTATGTCTCCCCCAGCCAGATTCGTCGCTTCAATCTGCGTACCGGCGACACCATTGCCGGCAAGATTCGGCCACCAAAGGATGGTGAGCGCTATTTTGCGCTGCTGAAGGTCGACTCGATCAACTTCGACCGTCCGGAAAACACCAAAAGCAAGATCCTGTTCGAAAACCTCACCCCCCTGTTCCCTGATGATCGTCTGAAAATGGAAGCTGGCAATGGCTCCACGGAAGATCTGATGGCGCGGATCATTGATCTGTGCGCCCCGATCGGCAAGGGTCAGCGCGGTCTGCTGGTGGCACCGCCCAAGGCCGGTAAAACCTTGATGTTGCAGAACATCGCCTCGAATATTGCACGCAACAACCCCGAGTGCCACCTGATCGTGCTGTTGATTGATGAGCGTCCGGAAGAAGTGACCGAGATGCAGCGCACCGTGCGCGGCGAAGTGGTCGCCTCGACCTTCGACGAGCCACCGAGCCGTCACGTTCAGGTCGCCGAAATGGTCATCGAGAAGGCCAAGCGCCTGGTCGAACACAAGAAGGATGTGATCATCCTGCTCGACTCCATCACCCGTCTGGCCCGCGCCTACAACACCGTTATTCCGAGCTCCGGCAAGGTGCTGACCGGTGGTGTTGATGCCCACGCCCTGGAAAAACCCAAGCGTTTCTTCGGCGCCGCACGGAACATCGAGGAAGGCGGCAGCCTGACTATCATCGCCACCGCATTGGTGGATACCGGCTCGAAGATGGACGAAGTGATCTACGAGGAATTCAAGGGCACCGGCAACATGGAGATCCACCTGGATCGAAAGATTGCCGAGAAACGTGTATTCCCGGCGATCAACATCAACCGCTCCGGCACCCGTCGTGAAGAACTGCTGACCAGCGAAGACGAGCTGCAGCGGATGTGGATTCTGCGCAAGATTCTGCACTCCATGGACGAAATAGCCGCTATCGAATTCCTGTTGGATCGTCTGAAAGACACCAAGACCAACGATGAATTCTTCATGTCGATGAAGCGCAGCAAGAACTGA
- the trxA gene encoding thioredoxin TrxA encodes MSDLIVHVTDGSFEAEVLKADGPVLVDYWAEWCGPCKMIAPVLDDIARDYEGKLKICKLNIDENTDTPPKYGVRGIPTLMLFKDGNVEATKVGALSKSQLAAFLDSNI; translated from the coding sequence ATGAGTGATTTGATCGTGCACGTCACTGACGGCAGCTTCGAAGCAGAAGTGCTGAAGGCCGACGGCCCTGTCCTGGTTGATTACTGGGCTGAATGGTGTGGTCCGTGCAAGATGATTGCCCCCGTTCTGGATGATATTGCTCGGGATTACGAAGGCAAGCTCAAGATCTGCAAGCTGAACATCGATGAGAATACCGACACTCCGCCAAAGTATGGCGTACGCGGTATCCCCACGCTGATGCTGTTCAAGGATGGCAATGTAGAAGCGACCAAGGTCGGCGCCCTGTCCAAGTCTCAGCTGGCCGCCTTTCTCGACAGCAATATCTGA
- the ppk1 gene encoding polyphosphate kinase 1: MRDTNNEVERQTESTPAQPAAAATARRDALPVVIAPPELAEVTVPAADINAPELYIHRELSQLQFNIRVLEQALDESYPLLERLKFLLIFSSNLDEFFEIRVAGLKKQITFAREQTGPDGLQPQQVLSKISEIAHQEVSRQYSILNDVLLPALAREKIRFIRRRQWTYKQTLWVRRFFRDEIAPIISPIGLDPTHPFPLLVNKSLNFIVQLEGVDAFGRDSGLAIIPAPRSLPRLIRVPDQLCEDGDNFVFLSSMIHAHADDLFPGMKVLGCYQFRLTRNADLIVDPDEVDDLARALRGELLSRRYGDAVRLEVADNCPKPLSDFLLKQFGLSESELYEVNGPVNLTRLFSITGLDSHSDLQFPPFSPGIPRLLSSADNLFQAIRKQDILLLHPYESFSPVVDLLRQAAQDPNVLAIKQTLYRTGANSEMVNALVEAARNGKEVTVVIELRARFDEESNLQLASRLQQAGAVVIYGVVGFKTHAKMMLILRREDKDLQRYAHMGTGNYHAGNARLYTDYSILTSDQALTEDVHKLFNQLIGMGKALRMKKLLQAPFTLKKRLLELINREALAAQAGKPAHIIAKANALTDAKIIKALYKASQAGVKIELIIRGMCCLRPGIPGVSHNITVRSIIGRFLEHSRVYYFLQEGQEQIWMSSADMMERNLDHRVETCFPLEGKKLINRARQELQTHLIDNTHAWILQPDGSYVRCTPTGNQIPRSAQNTLLEKLASSPQRTVNV, translated from the coding sequence ATGCGGGACACCAACAACGAGGTAGAACGACAGACCGAGTCGACCCCGGCGCAGCCGGCCGCCGCTGCCACGGCACGCCGGGATGCTTTGCCGGTAGTCATTGCACCGCCGGAACTGGCGGAAGTAACGGTACCGGCGGCCGACATCAATGCGCCGGAACTGTACATCCATCGTGAACTGTCGCAGCTGCAATTCAACATCCGCGTGCTGGAACAGGCGCTGGATGAGTCCTACCCGTTGTTGGAGCGCCTCAAATTTCTGCTGATCTTTTCCAGCAACCTGGATGAGTTCTTCGAAATCCGCGTCGCCGGCCTGAAGAAGCAGATCACCTTTGCCCGCGAGCAGACCGGCCCGGACGGGCTGCAGCCGCAGCAGGTGCTGAGCAAGATCAGCGAGATCGCGCACCAGGAGGTCAGCCGCCAGTATTCGATTCTCAATGACGTGCTGCTGCCGGCGCTGGCCAGAGAGAAGATCCGCTTCATCCGGCGCCGCCAGTGGACCTACAAACAGACGCTGTGGGTACGCCGCTTTTTCCGCGACGAGATCGCACCGATCATCAGCCCGATCGGCCTGGATCCGACGCACCCGTTCCCGCTACTGGTGAACAAGAGCCTCAACTTCATCGTGCAACTGGAAGGTGTCGATGCCTTTGGCCGTGATTCCGGCCTGGCAATCATTCCGGCGCCGCGCTCGTTGCCCCGTCTGATCCGCGTTCCCGATCAGCTGTGCGAGGATGGTGACAACTTCGTTTTCCTGTCGTCGATGATTCACGCTCATGCCGATGATCTGTTCCCCGGCATGAAGGTGCTCGGCTGTTATCAGTTCCGGCTGACCCGCAACGCCGACTTGATTGTCGACCCCGACGAGGTCGACGACCTGGCCCGTGCTTTGCGTGGTGAACTGCTGTCGCGCCGTTACGGCGATGCGGTGCGTCTGGAAGTCGCCGACAACTGCCCCAAACCGCTGTCGGACTTTCTGCTCAAGCAGTTCGGCCTGAGCGAGTCGGAGCTGTATGAGGTCAATGGCCCGGTCAACCTCACCCGGCTGTTTTCGATTACCGGGCTGGACAGCCATTCCGACCTGCAATTCCCGCCGTTCAGTCCCGGCATCCCCAGGTTGCTATCCAGCGCCGACAACCTGTTTCAGGCGATCCGCAAACAGGACATTCTGCTGCTGCATCCCTACGAGTCTTTCAGCCCGGTGGTTGATCTACTGCGCCAGGCCGCGCAGGACCCGAACGTGCTGGCCATCAAGCAGACGCTGTATCGCACCGGCGCCAACTCGGAGATGGTCAATGCGCTGGTCGAGGCCGCGCGCAATGGCAAGGAAGTCACTGTGGTGATCGAGCTGCGCGCGCGCTTCGATGAGGAGTCCAACCTGCAACTGGCCAGCCGCCTGCAGCAGGCCGGTGCGGTGGTGATCTACGGCGTGGTCGGCTTCAAGACCCACGCCAAGATGATGCTGATCCTGCGCCGCGAGGACAAGGACCTGCAGCGCTACGCGCACATGGGCACCGGCAACTATCACGCTGGCAATGCCCGCCTGTATACCGACTACAGCATCCTGACCTCGGATCAGGCCCTCACCGAAGATGTGCACAAGCTGTTCAACCAGTTGATCGGCATGGGCAAGGCATTGCGCATGAAGAAGTTGCTGCAAGCGCCCTTCACGCTGAAGAAGCGTCTGCTGGAGCTGATCAACCGTGAGGCGCTGGCGGCCCAGGCCGGCAAGCCGGCGCACATCATCGCCAAGGCCAACGCCTTGACCGATGCCAAGATCATCAAGGCGTTGTACAAGGCATCACAGGCGGGGGTAAAGATCGAGCTGATCATTCGCGGTATGTGCTGCCTGCGGCCAGGCATTCCGGGTGTGTCGCATAACATCACTGTTCGCTCGATCATCGGGCGCTTTCTGGAGCACAGCCGGGTCTATTATTTCCTCCAGGAAGGGCAGGAGCAGATCTGGATGTCCAGTGCCGACATGATGGAGCGCAACCTGGATCACCGTGTGGAAACCTGCTTCCCGCTGGAAGGCAAGAAGCTGATCAACCGCGCCAGACAGGAACTGCAGACACATCTGATCGACAACACCCACGCCTGGATACTGCAGCCCGACGGCAGCTACGTACGCTGTACTCCGACCGGTAACCAGATCCCCCGCAGCGCCCAGAATACGCTGCTGGAGAAGCTGGCCAGCTCGCCTCAGCGTACCGTCAACGTATAA